The Bacillus sp. Y1 genome has a window encoding:
- a CDS encoding fumarate hydratase codes for MNIEKFQESMYQLIVETSTKLPKDVRRAIRAAKEKESSGTRSAMSLATITNNIKMADDNVSPICQDTGLPTFKIKTPVGANQIVMKKAIKEAIAQATKDGKLRPNSVDSLTGDNSGDNLGEGTPVIKFEQWEKDYIDVRLILKGGGCENKNIQYSLPAELEGLGRAGRDLDGIRKCIMHSVYQAQGQGCSAGFIGVGIGGDRTSGYELAKEQLFRSVDDVNPNEDLRKLEEYVMDHANELGIGTMGFGGETTLLGCKVGVINRIPASFFVSVAYNCWAYRRLGVEVNPETGEINSWMYQEGENVDFAAEQEAQAQTAASQETENRVVTLEAPITEEQIRELQVGDVVKINGMMYTGRDAIHKYLSDHDAPINLDGQIIYHCGPVMLKDDEGKWHVKAAGPTTSIREEPYQGDIMKKFGIRAVIGKGGMGLKTLAALKEHGGVYLNAIGGAAQYYADCIKSVEGVDLMQFGIPEAMWHLKVEGFTAVVTMDSHGNSLHQDVEKSSLEKLANFKERVF; via the coding sequence ATGAATATCGAGAAGTTTCAGGAAAGTATGTATCAACTCATCGTAGAAACATCAACAAAGCTACCAAAGGATGTTCGACGTGCCATTCGTGCGGCGAAGGAAAAAGAGAGCTCAGGTACACGCTCAGCGATGAGCTTAGCAACGATTACAAATAATATTAAGATGGCAGACGACAATGTGTCGCCAATCTGTCAGGATACAGGGCTACCAACGTTTAAAATTAAAACGCCTGTTGGAGCCAACCAAATCGTGATGAAAAAAGCGATTAAAGAAGCGATTGCTCAAGCAACTAAAGATGGAAAACTTCGTCCAAACTCAGTTGACTCTCTTACGGGTGATAACAGTGGAGACAATCTAGGAGAAGGTACCCCTGTTATTAAGTTCGAACAATGGGAAAAGGATTATATCGACGTGCGCCTTATCTTAAAGGGTGGCGGTTGTGAAAATAAAAATATTCAATACAGCCTTCCAGCAGAGCTAGAAGGACTTGGTCGTGCAGGCCGTGATCTAGACGGAATTCGAAAATGTATCATGCACTCAGTATATCAAGCACAAGGACAAGGCTGTAGCGCTGGTTTTATCGGTGTCGGTATCGGGGGAGACCGAACATCTGGTTATGAATTAGCAAAAGAGCAGCTATTCCGTTCGGTGGATGATGTGAATCCTAACGAAGATCTCCGAAAATTGGAAGAGTACGTGATGGATCATGCTAATGAACTGGGAATTGGTACGATGGGATTTGGTGGGGAAACGACTCTCCTTGGTTGTAAAGTAGGTGTCATAAACCGTATCCCTGCGAGCTTCTTCGTATCAGTAGCTTATAACTGTTGGGCATATCGCCGTTTAGGAGTAGAGGTGAATCCAGAAACAGGTGAGATCAACAGCTGGATGTACCAAGAAGGTGAGAACGTAGATTTTGCTGCGGAACAAGAAGCGCAAGCACAAACAGCTGCATCTCAAGAAACAGAGAATCGTGTGGTTACTCTTGAAGCTCCTATCACAGAAGAGCAAATCCGTGAACTTCAAGTGGGCGATGTTGTCAAAATTAATGGCATGATGTACACGGGGCGCGATGCTATTCATAAATATTTGTCTGACCATGATGCACCGATTAACCTTGACGGACAAATCATTTACCACTGTGGACCGGTTATGCTAAAGGATGACGAAGGCAAGTGGCATGTAAAAGCGGCTGGCCCAACAACCAGTATTCGTGAGGAGCCTTACCAAGGAGATATCATGAAGAAGTTTGGTATCCGTGCAGTTATTGGAAAAGGTGGAATGGGTTTAAAAACTCTAGCCGCATTAAAAGAACACGGTGGCGTGTACTTGAATGCAATCGGGGGAGCAGCGCAATACTATGCCGATTGTATTAAATCGGTTGAAGGTGTAGACCTTATGCAATTTGGAATTCCAGAAGCAATGTGGCATTTAAAAGTAGAAGGTTTTACAGCAGTTGTGACTATGGATTCCCATGGAAACAGCTTGCATCAAGATGTGGAAAAATCATCTTTAGAAAAGCTAGCTAATTTCAAAGAACGAGTATTTTAA
- a CDS encoding chloramphenicol phosphotransferase CPT family protein, which produces MKGNIIFLNGVSSAGKSTLSKEIVKLLPNYFHFSVDDFDTIIERMEERGTDRLIPVPTETFFHRSIAMFSDQGIHLIIDHVLHDQETITDAYHTLRNYPIYFVGVHCPVEELERREMVRGDRRIGQARLQLQFVHQQNEDYDIEVDTFTNGTEESAQAIAEFVLANEASLGFSKLHE; this is translated from the coding sequence ATGAAGGGAAATATAATCTTTTTAAATGGTGTTTCAAGTGCGGGAAAAAGCACCTTGTCAAAGGAAATCGTGAAGCTTCTTCCTAACTATTTTCATTTTAGTGTGGATGACTTTGACACAATCATTGAAAGGATGGAAGAACGCGGGACGGACCGTCTAATCCCTGTCCCTACAGAAACGTTTTTCCATCGGTCGATTGCTATGTTTTCCGATCAAGGCATTCATTTGATTATCGATCATGTACTGCACGATCAAGAAACGATAACAGATGCTTATCATACATTAAGAAATTATCCAATCTATTTTGTTGGTGTTCATTGTCCAGTGGAGGAACTGGAGAGGCGGGAAATGGTACGCGGTGATCGAAGAATTGGACAAGCAAGACTACAGCTTCAGTTTGTTCACCAACAGAATGAAGACTATGATATAGAAGTGGATACTTTTACAAACGGTACGGAGGAGAGTGCCCAAGCAATTGCCGAATTTGTTTTAGCTAACGAAGCTTCACTCGGTTTTTCCAAATTACATGAATGA
- the yfkAB gene encoding radical SAM/CxCxxxxC motif protein YfkAB: MKTINKPAITPQYDPWEAYMDVEQHGQMTLSNIEFTTTTLCNMRCEHCAVGYTLQPKDPKGLPIDLLIKRLDEIPHLRSLSITGGEPMLSLKSVENYVLPLFEYAHSRGVRTQINSNLTLDIERYYKISPYLDVLHISHNWGTVDDFIDGGFAMMEKKPTREQRAALFNRMIENSRALVDAGVMVSAETMLNKRTLPYLDSIHEQIVEEMKCQRHEIHPMYPSDFASNLEVLGLDEIRQAVHRLLDFRNENVWMLFGTLPFYACNTSEEDQALLQKLYHAKNVTVRNDPDGRSRLNINIFTGEVIVTDFGDTPPLGNIQTDELPGIFNKWLETDLAKSLSCHCPAARCLGPNVLVKNSYYKGIDFSTRKAHI; encoded by the coding sequence ATGAAGACAATTAACAAACCTGCCATCACTCCCCAATATGATCCTTGGGAAGCTTATATGGATGTGGAACAACACGGGCAAATGACCCTGTCAAATATAGAATTTACAACGACCACACTTTGCAACATGCGCTGTGAGCATTGTGCAGTTGGTTATACTTTGCAGCCAAAGGACCCTAAGGGCTTGCCAATCGACTTATTAATTAAAAGACTTGATGAAATACCACATCTTCGCTCACTTAGTATTACAGGTGGAGAACCTATGCTATCACTCAAGTCTGTTGAGAACTATGTGCTTCCTTTGTTTGAGTATGCCCATTCACGGGGTGTTCGTACTCAGATAAACTCAAATCTTACGTTAGATATTGAACGCTATTATAAAATCAGCCCCTATCTAGATGTTCTTCATATTTCGCATAATTGGGGAACGGTAGATGATTTTATCGACGGTGGTTTTGCGATGATGGAGAAGAAACCAACTCGCGAGCAACGTGCCGCACTTTTCAATCGAATGATTGAAAACAGCCGTGCATTGGTCGATGCAGGAGTGATGGTTTCTGCGGAGACGATGCTGAATAAGAGAACTCTTCCATACTTAGATAGTATTCACGAGCAAATCGTTGAGGAGATGAAGTGCCAACGTCATGAGATACACCCGATGTATCCTTCTGACTTTGCATCAAATCTGGAAGTTCTTGGGCTAGACGAAATTCGCCAAGCAGTTCATCGATTACTTGACTTCCGTAACGAAAATGTCTGGATGCTGTTTGGAACTTTACCTTTTTATGCGTGTAACACAAGTGAAGAAGATCAAGCTCTTTTACAAAAGCTTTATCATGCAAAAAATGTTACTGTCCGCAATGATCCCGATGGACGCTCACGACTCAATATTAATATTTTTACTGGTGAGGTCATCGTAACGGACTTCGGTGATACTCCACCACTTGGAAATATCCAAACCGATGAGTTACCAGGCATTTTTAATAAATGGCTTGAGACGGACTTAGCAAAAAGCTTAAGCTGCCACTGCCCAGCCGCTCGCTGCCTTGGGCCAAATGTGCTAGTGAAAAACAGTTATTATAAAGGCATTGATTTCTCTACACGTAAAGCTCATATTTAA
- a CDS encoding YczE/YyaS/YitT family protein: MFIHRLLFYVGGLAILTLGASLTIKADLGAGPWDSLNVGLTHLLGLTVGGWSIIIGLLLIFLNALIKKTMPEVSCAITVAISGIFIDGWLLFVFDGFHPVGFYPKLISLTTGILLISLGIATYIQARWPLSPIDDFMIALKERYKITLGTAKTIGEVLALCFAVLLHGPIGLGTFAVALGLGPFIAFFNLMWERVLIKKW; this comes from the coding sequence TTGTTTATACATCGCTTATTGTTCTATGTAGGTGGACTGGCAATTTTGACTTTAGGTGCGTCTCTGACCATAAAAGCTGATCTTGGTGCTGGCCCTTGGGACTCACTGAATGTTGGATTGACCCATTTACTAGGGCTAACGGTAGGTGGGTGGTCCATCATTATTGGTCTACTGTTAATATTCTTGAATGCTTTGATCAAGAAGACGATGCCCGAAGTGTCCTGTGCAATCACGGTAGCTATAAGTGGGATTTTTATTGATGGGTGGCTATTATTTGTGTTTGATGGATTTCACCCAGTAGGGTTCTATCCTAAGTTAATAAGCCTTACCACGGGAATCCTACTCATTTCATTAGGCATAGCTACGTATATACAGGCAAGATGGCCACTTAGCCCAATTGATGACTTTATGATTGCCTTGAAGGAGAGATACAAGATTACTCTCGGAACAGCCAAAACGATTGGTGAGGTGCTAGCACTATGCTTTGCCGTACTCCTTCATGGGCCGATTGGTTTGGGGACATTTGCTGTAGCACTTGGTCTTGGACCATTTATTGCATTTTTTAATTTGATGTGGGAAAGAGTTTTGATTAAGAAATGGTAG
- a CDS encoding YfkD famly protein, with protein MRKLLYALVVGFLFSLLSFSTIHAEKPAAPEAKKEKQQQVQVPNSVLNITKENTYPNPTQDMPTLQPSELTKDLIESSKVKIENPELIRMLNETTVNSTPFAVGYRAIIYLGQWPLNYESSETAPNWEYQKINTNYVDNRGGNANYQMHYVQEMQKIVRGGLTSKVANAEDVKKMMLLKAAEKTGLPLAFETVVGGGTKKDQVYNVPPKRLGYLYGYAPAVNEKGKVTYGEVYIMLKGSKKMIVVKNVTSQGIGAWIPVQDHVSFGFIAPDKPR; from the coding sequence ATGAGAAAGTTATTGTATGCGCTAGTCGTTGGCTTTCTTTTCTCGCTCTTATCTTTTTCCACCATACACGCTGAAAAACCAGCTGCACCTGAAGCAAAAAAGGAAAAGCAACAACAGGTACAAGTTCCAAATTCGGTACTAAACATAACAAAAGAAAATACATATCCAAACCCAACGCAGGATATGCCGACCTTGCAACCTAGTGAACTGACTAAGGATTTAATTGAATCTTCTAAAGTGAAAATTGAAAACCCAGAATTGATTCGCATGTTAAATGAAACGACTGTGAACAGTACACCATTTGCTGTCGGTTACCGTGCGATCATTTACTTAGGGCAGTGGCCACTAAATTATGAATCAAGTGAAACGGCACCGAACTGGGAATATCAAAAAATTAATACGAATTACGTAGACAATCGTGGTGGAAACGCAAACTACCAAATGCATTATGTACAAGAAATGCAGAAAATTGTACGCGGTGGCTTAACATCAAAGGTGGCTAATGCAGAGGATGTTAAGAAAATGATGCTGTTAAAGGCTGCTGAAAAAACAGGTCTTCCTCTCGCATTTGAAACTGTCGTAGGCGGGGGAACGAAGAAGGATCAAGTATACAATGTACCGCCGAAACGCCTTGGCTATCTGTACGGATACGCACCAGCTGTAAACGAAAAAGGAAAGGTCACTTACGGTGAAGTGTATATTATGCTTAAAGGCAGCAAAAAAATGATTGTGGTGAAAAACGTGACGTCACAAGGAATTGGCGCTTGGATTCCCGTTCAGGACCATGTTTCATTTGGATTCATCGCACCAGATAAGCCGAGATAA
- the cax gene encoding calcium/proton exchanger: protein MANKVFLILVLIGVPLSVIGTMMHWSSIIMFIIYCLTIIALSSFMGRATESLAIVTGPRVGGLLNATFGNAVELIISVFALKAGLTGVVLASLTGSVLGNLLLVAGLSFFVGGLKYKRQTFNVFDARHNSGLLMFAVIVAFVIPEVFSMTMEPTEKMSLSVGISVILILLYLAALFFKLVTHRGVYQSSEEGGEHEEEVPEWGKNKAIGVLFIATLAVAYVSENLVHTFEVVGETFGWTELFIGVIIVAIVGNAAEHASAVIMAYKNKMDIAVEIAVGSTLQIAMFVAPALVLVSLFFPTPMPLVFTIQELIAMASAVLLSIIIANDGESNWFEGATLLAAYFIMGIGFYLL from the coding sequence ATGGCAAATAAAGTGTTCTTGATATTAGTCCTTATTGGTGTGCCGTTATCTGTGATCGGAACAATGATGCACTGGTCTAGTATTATCATGTTTATCATCTACTGTTTAACGATTATTGCGTTATCTAGTTTTATGGGGAGAGCGACCGAGAGCTTGGCTATTGTTACGGGACCTCGTGTTGGGGGATTGTTGAATGCGACCTTTGGCAATGCGGTGGAGTTAATTATTTCTGTATTTGCGTTAAAAGCAGGATTAACGGGTGTCGTGCTTGCCTCATTAACCGGTTCTGTACTAGGAAATCTTTTGTTGGTAGCAGGACTTTCGTTTTTTGTCGGCGGACTAAAATATAAAAGACAAACCTTTAATGTGTTTGATGCAAGGCATAATTCCGGATTATTAATGTTTGCCGTGATTGTTGCATTTGTGATACCCGAAGTATTTTCGATGACCATGGAACCAACGGAAAAAATGTCTTTAAGCGTTGGAATCTCCGTGATTTTAATTCTTTTATACTTAGCGGCTTTATTTTTTAAGCTGGTTACTCACCGTGGGGTATATCAATCCTCTGAAGAAGGTGGAGAACATGAAGAAGAGGTTCCGGAGTGGGGAAAAAACAAAGCGATTGGAGTGTTATTTATTGCCACACTTGCTGTCGCTTATGTTTCTGAAAATCTTGTTCATACGTTTGAAGTCGTGGGAGAAACCTTTGGATGGACCGAGCTTTTCATCGGAGTCATTATCGTGGCCATTGTTGGAAATGCTGCCGAGCACGCATCAGCGGTGATTATGGCTTATAAAAACAAGATGGATATAGCGGTAGAAATTGCGGTGGGTTCGACACTGCAAATTGCGATGTTCGTTGCACCTGCGCTCGTGTTAGTTTCTTTATTTTTCCCAACACCGATGCCATTAGTGTTCACTATACAGGAGCTGATTGCGATGGCATCGGCTGTGTTATTGTCGATTATCATCGCAAACGATGGAGAATCCAACTGGTTTGAAGGGGCGACCTTGCTTGCTGCCTATTTTATTATGGGGATTGGATTTTACTTATTATAA
- a CDS encoding pyridoxamine 5'-phosphate oxidase family protein gives MNVKDKVLHMFDKHAIGTLATIQDGKPFSRFMLFFHDGLTLYAATHKDTHKLDDMNTNPNVHILLGLEAGNFTSHYCEIEATSSVEDSPDLRKRFWDDSLAEWMSGSDDPNYVLLAFKPKRILYFEKAGSEPEELTI, from the coding sequence ATGAATGTAAAAGATAAAGTACTACATATGTTTGATAAACACGCGATTGGAACGCTGGCAACGATTCAAGATGGGAAACCGTTTAGCCGATTTATGCTCTTTTTTCACGATGGATTAACTTTATATGCTGCCACTCACAAAGATACACATAAACTGGATGACATGAATACCAATCCAAATGTTCATATTTTACTCGGTCTCGAAGCAGGAAACTTTACCAGTCATTATTGCGAAATAGAAGCGACCTCCTCCGTTGAGGATTCACCGGACCTTCGGAAAAGATTTTGGGACGACTCGTTAGCTGAATGGATGTCTGGCTCGGATGATCCGAATTACGTATTATTAGCTTTCAAGCCAAAAAGAATACTTTATTTTGAAAAAGCAGGCAGTGAGCCAGAAGAACTAACCATTTAA
- a CDS encoding YgaP family membrane protein, translating into MLSRSQFSIILGFAIVLGVIAALVDIPFWILIVVILLITAAVSYLPIMMNLYITDDMKKVERFLEDRLNQPIFHFYYALANEDDFQVEKALRDVREKYKKAHYYMIYSITYVAYKGKLVEERDLIAQIKQPALRLYYEGLLAIEEEELERASQLASEQKKPWMKQAILAEVAGKRGERDLEIKHQQEAIRLTHGLQRYLLVKKYKVGRP; encoded by the coding sequence ATGTTAAGTAGAAGTCAGTTTTCGATTATATTAGGATTTGCCATCGTTCTTGGTGTCATTGCGGCATTGGTTGACATTCCATTTTGGATATTAATCGTGGTAATATTATTAATTACTGCGGCAGTGAGCTATTTGCCAATCATGATGAACCTCTATATAACGGACGATATGAAAAAGGTTGAGAGGTTTTTAGAAGATAGACTGAATCAGCCTATCTTTCATTTTTATTATGCATTAGCAAACGAGGATGACTTTCAGGTAGAAAAAGCACTTCGTGACGTACGTGAAAAATATAAAAAAGCTCATTATTATATGATTTATTCTATTACATATGTTGCGTATAAAGGAAAGTTAGTGGAGGAAAGAGACTTAATTGCTCAGATCAAGCAGCCAGCGTTGAGATTGTATTACGAGGGGCTATTGGCGATTGAGGAGGAAGAGCTGGAGCGTGCCTCACAACTAGCTAGTGAGCAGAAGAAACCGTGGATGAAGCAAGCGATATTAGCGGAGGTTGCAGGCAAACGAGGGGAGAGGGATCTCGAAATCAAGCACCAGCAGGAAGCGATTCGCTTGACGCATGGGCTACAGAGGTATTTGTTGGTGAAGAAGTATAAAGTAGGGCGGCCGTGA
- a CDS encoding SE1561 family protein, protein MGNKVSDKNSQVTFLKQRLNMFIEVLDAIEPENTELEDIDRLIEMIDDLESKCREFNNRDQ, encoded by the coding sequence TTGGGTAACAAAGTTAGCGATAAAAATTCACAGGTTACATTTTTAAAACAGCGATTAAATATGTTTATTGAAGTATTGGATGCCATTGAACCAGAAAATACAGAGCTTGAAGATATCGATCGTCTGATTGAAATGATTGATGATTTAGAATCAAAATGCCGAGAATTTAATAACCGTGATCAATAA
- a CDS encoding DUF4083 family protein, translated as MLNMGDLLFQILSMLLMVGFVTVFIYILVSYLNRSKKPSSTAIEEKLDRIIELLEQERKRE; from the coding sequence ATGTTGAATATGGGAGATTTGTTATTTCAGATTTTATCGATGCTATTAATGGTCGGGTTTGTTACTGTGTTTATTTACATACTTGTGAGCTATTTAAATCGCTCGAAGAAACCTTCATCTACAGCGATTGAAGAAAAACTTGACCGTATTATTGAATTGCTCGAACAGGAGAGAAAGAGGGAATAA
- a CDS encoding MFS transporter: MKNSKHAFWILVSIVAISGFSQGMLLPLVAVIFEKSGISSGMNGMNATALYIGILLASPFMEQPLRKFGYKNIILIGGLLVVVALALFPLWQNFWFWLLLRFFIGIGDHALHFATQTWITSSSPEATRGRNLSLYGLFFGIGFAVGPLMTPLVNISLSLPFIISSAMCLVGWVFIFALKNEYPENDEGIGGLKDTGKRFGQALKYGWVAFLPPLAYGFLESSLNGIFPVYALRSGIEVSEVSILLTSFAVGGIITQLPLGILSDRFGRRKVLIVILFLGFTSFSAASFLEESFFGLFICFLSAGMVVGSTFSLGIAFMTDIMPKNLLPTGNLLCGIAFSLGSLTGPSIGGVIIQAFKQISFFHIVSTLLFSIFLVIVVFGKRMKVNLASEKSA; the protein is encoded by the coding sequence ATGAAAAATAGTAAACATGCTTTCTGGATACTTGTCAGCATTGTAGCGATTTCAGGCTTTAGCCAAGGGATGCTGCTGCCATTAGTCGCGGTTATTTTTGAAAAAAGCGGGATTAGTTCTGGAATGAACGGAATGAATGCTACTGCATTATATATAGGAATCCTTCTAGCCTCTCCTTTTATGGAGCAGCCGCTTCGAAAGTTCGGATATAAAAACATCATCCTAATTGGGGGATTATTGGTCGTCGTTGCCCTTGCTCTTTTTCCTTTGTGGCAAAACTTTTGGTTTTGGCTTTTGCTTCGCTTTTTTATAGGTATAGGTGACCACGCCCTTCACTTTGCGACACAAACCTGGATTACTTCTTCTTCACCAGAAGCAACTAGAGGAAGAAATCTTTCTTTGTACGGATTGTTTTTTGGAATAGGATTTGCGGTAGGACCACTGATGACACCGCTAGTAAATATCAGTCTGTCACTTCCCTTTATCATCTCATCAGCCATGTGTCTTGTCGGATGGGTCTTTATTTTTGCATTGAAAAATGAGTACCCTGAGAACGACGAGGGGATCGGCGGACTAAAAGACACGGGAAAACGATTTGGGCAAGCACTAAAGTACGGTTGGGTTGCATTTTTGCCACCCCTTGCGTACGGCTTTTTGGAATCATCATTGAATGGAATTTTCCCGGTATATGCCCTCAGGTCTGGTATTGAAGTGTCAGAGGTGTCTATCTTGCTTACTTCCTTCGCAGTTGGTGGGATTATTACACAGCTACCGCTTGGAATCCTTAGTGACCGCTTTGGTCGTCGGAAAGTGTTAATAGTTATTTTATTTCTTGGATTTACGAGCTTCTCTGCAGCGAGCTTCCTAGAAGAATCATTTTTTGGTTTATTTATTTGTTTCCTATCAGCCGGTATGGTGGTAGGATCGACATTCTCGCTTGGAATAGCGTTTATGACTGATATTATGCCGAAAAATCTATTACCTACAGGAAATTTACTTTGCGGAATCGCCTTTAGCCTTGGAAGCTTAACAGGACCATCTATTGGTGGGGTCATCATTCAAGCCTTTAAACAAATCAGTTTTTTCCATATCGTCAGCACTCTTCTCTTTTCTATCTTCCTTGTGATTGTTGTGTTTGGAAAACGGATGAAGGTAAACTTAGCCAGTGAGAAAAGTGCGTAA
- a CDS encoding OsmC family protein codes for MEFHMKDVGFYTETPYGRLDVAGDEAYGFRPYQLLVASVAVCSGGVLRKVLEKMRMTIEDIHIATDVERNKEEADRVELIKVHFTIKGVNLDEKKIHKAMELTRKNCSMVQSVIGKIDIVETFEIASNGS; via the coding sequence ATGGAATTTCATATGAAGGATGTCGGGTTTTACACAGAAACACCATACGGAAGATTAGATGTGGCAGGTGATGAAGCTTACGGATTCCGTCCTTATCAGCTTTTAGTTGCTTCAGTTGCCGTATGTAGCGGGGGAGTTCTTCGCAAAGTGCTTGAAAAGATGCGCATGACGATTGAAGATATACACATTGCTACAGATGTTGAAAGAAACAAAGAGGAAGCGGATCGAGTCGAGTTGATTAAAGTTCACTTTACGATTAAAGGTGTGAACCTAGACGAAAAGAAAATCCATAAGGCAATGGAATTAACACGGAAAAACTGCTCGATGGTTCAATCCGTGATTGGAAAAATTGATATCGTTGAAACGTTTGAAATTGCTTCAAATGGATCATAA